A DNA window from Macadamia integrifolia cultivar HAES 741 chromosome 4, SCU_Mint_v3, whole genome shotgun sequence contains the following coding sequences:
- the LOC122076672 gene encoding uncharacterized protein LOC122076672: MGPSEPYWQTNTSFSPPLSGRWDYMFQPEGLLDATQNAAQIYEPSLSSNSKESRIQGRGDQLPHHQYSASDGFGSYFSSPSDSFQTPQWTPPPRQGVNMDDYVSAIMREQTSGPLSFTPSMEGTSAIRYSAGSSSSRSDGSEYEPIAKMPASSNRNFSSRRSFMSKPIHPLSFPTQTPERETHGSISTRNSIDLSTHSESRSNQHLDPKSFQSFAERRSVSGVSDFDATTPQREALRWSSASSIDFTDVSEQLDSEKKGPSYNLTDGFRCGLCDRLLSQKSPWSSRRIVRNGDMPVTGVLSCLHVFHADCLEQTTPETQKLDPPCPQCVRSEEIVADQWAFTSSRNGLPRFRPFCEEGPSKPWRCGQVGDCVEGALRAPTHNTVVLLNRSRLKKLSLKGNSSKEVPDKLKKNMPHSSHTLNRISVDHGANGCSKMMADLALKRC, encoded by the exons ATGGGTCCCAGTGAACCTTACTGGCAAACAAACACAAGCTTTTCTCCTCCTTTATCTGGAAGATGGGATTATATGTTCCAGCCTGAAGGCTTACTGGATGCTACACAAAATGCTGCTCAGATTTATGAGCCTTCTCTCTCATCAAACAGTAAAGAAAGCAGGATCCAGGGAAGAGGGGATCAACTTCCTCATCACCAGTATTCTGCTTCTGATGGCTTTGGGTCATATTTCAGCAGTCCGTCTGATAGTTTTCAGACTCCACAGTGGACCCCTCCGCCTAGGCAAGGGGTGAATATGGATGATTATGTGTCTGCAATAATGAGAG AGCAAACCTCCGGGCCATTATCTTTTACACCATCTATGGAG GGGACTTCAGCTATCCGCTACAGTGCAGGATCGTCTTCATCCCGGTCAGATGGTAGTGAATATGAGCCCATTGCCAAGATGCCTGCTTCCTCAAATCGCAACTTCTCAAGTCGCCGTTCATTCATGTCCAAACCCATCCACCCTCTATCTTTTCCAACCCAAACTCCAGAGAGAGAAACTCATGGGAGCATTTCCACTAGAAATTCCATTGACCTGTCAACCCACAGTGAGAGCAGGAGTAATCAACATTTGGATCCAAAATCTTTTCAAAGTTTTGCAGAGCGTCGTTCTGTTTCTGGGGTTTCAGATTTTGATGCTACTACCCCCCAGAGAGAAGCACTGCGGTGGAGCAGTGCTAGTAGTATTGATTTCACTGATGTTTCTGAGCAGTTGGATTCAGAAAAAAAGGGCCCATCATATAATCTTACAGACGGCTTCAGATGCGGATTGTGTGATAGGTTACTGTCCCAGAAATCACCGTGGAGTTCTCGTAGGATTGTGAGGAACGGGGACATGCCAGTCACTGGAGTGCTTTCATGTCTTCATGTCTTTCATGCCGACTGCTTGGAGCAGACAACCCCGGAGACGCAGAAACTTGATCCTCCTTGCCCTCAATGTGTGAGATCAGAGGAAATTGTGGCAGACCAGTGGGCTTTTACCAGTTCAAGGAATGGGTTGCCAAGGTTTAGACCATTTTGTGAGGAAGGACCATCAAAGCCTTGGCGCTGTGGCCAGGTGGGAGATTGTGTTGAGGGTGCTTTGCGTGCACCCACTCACAACACTGTGGTGTTACTGAATCGAAGCCGCCTCAAGAAGCTGTCCTTAAAGGGTAATTCAAGTAAGGAGGTCCCTgataaattgaagaaaaatatgcCACATTCCTCACATACATTAAACAGAATATCAGTTGATCATGGAGCGAATGGTTGTTCAAAGATGATGGCAGACCTGGCACTGAAGAGATGTTGA